A genomic segment from Propionibacteriaceae bacterium ZF39 encodes:
- a CDS encoding MFS transporter, which yields MAAVLILLERGGKALRSPSKSALLARAATKVGRGKGFGVHKALDQLGAFAGPLVVAGVVALTASLWLGFAWLVVPGVIAMVILLVIRRGVPDPGNIGATSVAPPAAPREAASSWWRIALGGGLPGVFFGYAVAAALTTAGLVTFAVLSVHLTRDLGVTVAWVPVIYAGAMLVEAVAALGTGWAYDRVGPKVLVVVPVLVGLVPALAFAGLLAVALVGVGVWALAYGIQDSTIKALVAQLVPSDRLAGAYGIFAAIQGAFAMVGGFVAGYLLDRSIPLLIVVVGVSQAVALVLLVVTLRRVRPAIVAG from the coding sequence GTGGCCGCGGTGCTGATCCTGCTGGAGCGGGGCGGCAAGGCGCTGCGATCGCCGTCGAAGTCGGCCCTGTTGGCGCGCGCTGCGACGAAGGTGGGCCGGGGCAAGGGCTTCGGCGTACACAAGGCGCTCGATCAGCTCGGTGCCTTCGCCGGGCCGCTGGTGGTTGCGGGGGTCGTGGCCCTGACCGCGTCGCTGTGGCTGGGGTTTGCGTGGCTCGTCGTGCCTGGTGTCATCGCGATGGTGATCCTTCTCGTGATCCGCCGGGGCGTACCCGATCCGGGGAACATCGGCGCGACCTCGGTGGCCCCTCCGGCCGCTCCTCGAGAGGCCGCGTCCTCGTGGTGGCGGATCGCGCTGGGTGGGGGATTGCCGGGGGTGTTCTTCGGGTACGCCGTCGCGGCGGCGCTGACGACGGCCGGGTTGGTGACGTTCGCGGTGTTGTCGGTGCACCTGACGCGGGACCTCGGGGTCACGGTGGCGTGGGTGCCGGTGATCTACGCCGGCGCGATGCTCGTAGAGGCGGTTGCGGCGTTGGGGACGGGATGGGCGTACGACCGGGTGGGGCCGAAGGTGCTTGTGGTTGTGCCTGTGCTCGTGGGGCTGGTGCCGGCGTTGGCGTTCGCGGGGCTGCTCGCGGTGGCGCTGGTCGGGGTGGGGGTCTGGGCGCTGGCGTACGGCATCCAGGACTCCACCATCAAAGCCCTCGTCGCCCAGTTGGTGCCGAGCGACCGGCTCGCTGGGGCGTACGGCATCTTCGCCGCCATCCAGGGTGCCTTCGCCATGGTGGGCGGGTTCGTGGCGGGGTATCTGCTCGATCGGTCCATTCCGTTGTTGATCGTCGTGGTCGGGGTGAGCCAGGCGGTGGCGCTGGTGCTGCTGGTGGTGACGTTGCGGAGGGTACGCCCGGCTATCGTGGCCGGGTGA
- a CDS encoding YbaK/EbsC family protein, with protein sequence MAEAVAAGAPEMLVAPIDAGLADTAAFCEAYGVGLAESANCVVVEGRRGDVTTRAAVMVLATHRADVNKVVRKHLDVRKISFAPMDTATSETGMEYGGITPVGLPADWPILVDQAVVDAGVVVIGAGIRGAKIAVEGAALASLPGAVVLELAQPVG encoded by the coding sequence GTGGCTGAGGCCGTTGCAGCTGGGGCGCCCGAGATGCTCGTGGCGCCTATTGATGCAGGATTGGCGGACACTGCGGCGTTCTGTGAGGCGTACGGTGTCGGGCTCGCGGAGTCCGCGAACTGTGTCGTCGTCGAGGGCCGGCGCGGGGACGTGACGACCCGGGCGGCGGTGATGGTGCTCGCGACGCATCGGGCGGACGTGAACAAGGTGGTGCGCAAGCACCTTGATGTGCGGAAGATCTCGTTCGCGCCGATGGATACGGCGACGTCGGAGACCGGGATGGAATATGGGGGCATCACGCCGGTGGGGCTGCCTGCGGATTGGCCGATCCTGGTGGATCAGGCGGTGGTGGATGCGGGCGTGGTCGTGATCGGCGCCGGGATCCGGGGCGCGAAGATCGCTGTTGAGGGCGCCGCCCTGGCGTCGCTGCCCGGGGCCGTGGTCCTGGAGTTGGCGCAGCCGGTGGGGTGA